Proteins found in one Coffea eugenioides isolate CCC68of chromosome 5, Ceug_1.0, whole genome shotgun sequence genomic segment:
- the LOC113770493 gene encoding membrane-associated progesterone-binding protein 4, giving the protein MRWSPFLGIPLVIALISFLFFKIFPLSSLIGSPPPLQPRLFSAEELSFYNGSDPQLPIYLAIVGSVFDVTKGKSHYGAGGGYNHFAGRDASRAFVSGNFTGDGLTDSLQGLSSPEVKSVVDWRDFYFKTYIYVGKLDGRYYDSKGNPTKYLKGVEAKAARGAQLLEKQKDEEAKVPSCNSRWSQDEGSEVWCDDGYPRLVQRPIEIALTGKMSKRCACYKEDELEQAGLEVYEGCDFFAKKCRI; this is encoded by the exons ATGCGTTGGTCCCCTTTTCTGGGGATCCCACTTGTCATTGCTCTCatatcttttctcttcttcaagATTTTTCCGCTTAGCTCATTGATTGGCAGCCCACCACCATTACAACCT AGACTATTCAGTGCAGAAGAGCTGTCTTTTTACAATGGCTCTGATCCTCAGCTGCCCATATACCTTGCCATTGTTGG GTCAGTGTTCGATGTGACAAAAGGAAAGAGTCATTACGGTGCTGGAGGGGGTTACAATCATTTTGCTGGAAG GGATGCTTCTAGGGCATTTGTTTCGGGAAATTTTACAG GGGATGGACTTACTGATTCACTGCAGGGTCTATCCAGTCCTGAG gtTAAAAGTGTTGTTGACTGGCGTGATTTCTATTTCAAAACTTACAT ATATGTTGGTAAGTTGGACGGTCGCTACTATGATTCCAAGGGCAACCCTACTAAGTACTTAAAAGGGGTAGAAGCAAAGGCAGCTAGAGGAGCACAGTTattggaaaaacaaaaggatgaaGAAGCTAAAGTGCCTAGTTGCAATTCACGGTGGAGTCAGGATGAGGGTTCAGAG GTTTGGTGTGATGATGGCTACCCGAGGCTAGTTCAGCGACCAATAGAAATAGCTTTGACTGGGAAAATGAGCAAGCGCTGCGCATGCTACAAAGAAGATGAACTTGAACAGGCTGGATTAGAAGTTTATGAAGGATGCGATTTTTTTGCAAAGAAGTGTAGGATATAG